The Trichoderma atroviride chromosome 5, complete sequence genome contains a region encoding:
- a CDS encoding uncharacterized protein (BUSCO:EOG092D2ZRK), which translates to MASTPMDLDHPAGSNGSAALNISRNLAASAPVSNLSDVASSFRPTKLLRRDDIKDGKPQPRVLSIDYDDDGELLMTSASDETIQIYNVREGRHDKSLLSKKYGVKLAKFTHTRSSIIYASTKQNHAIRYLATHDNSFIRYFEGHDAAVTALAVHPGTDNFISCSQDNTVRLWDTQTKNWQGQLFLRSPYLAAYDPSGTVFAVACPSSGSVLLYDIRNYDKAPFTTIDLVEQCRGVDSQHLVKGWTKLEFSNDGKSILVGTKGRGHFLLDAFQGNLKAYLRRPAGGTHRLAAGDSLPSNGAGPASTDPNAFESSGECCFAPDGRYVLSGGSKQDVLVWDTLKQPSESKVLDPTWTLPDKREAAVLAFNPRFNFFATADQDLVLWLPDPHA; encoded by the exons ATGGCTTCCACGCCCATGGATCTCGATCACCCCGCCGGCTCAAATGGCTCTGCGGCGCTCAATATCTCGCGGAATCTGGCTGCTAGCGCGCCCGTGTCCAACCTCAGCGACGTCGCCTCCAGCTTTCGCCCGACAAAG CTGCTACGTCGAGATGACATAAAGGACGGGAAGCCTCAACCTCGAGTCTTGTCAATTGactacgacgacgacggagaACTGCTCATGACATCGGCGAGCGACGAGACGATTCAGATCTACAACGTTCGAGAGGGCCGACACGACAAGAGCTTGCTGAGCAAGAAGTACGGCGtcaagctggccaagtttACGCATACTCGCTCTAGTATCATCTATGCGAGTACGAAACAGAACC ATGCTATCCGATACCTTGCGACTCACGACAACTCCTTTATTCGCTACTTTGAGGGCCACGATGCGGCAGTAACGGCGCTTGCCGTCCATCCGGGCACCGACAACTTCATATCATGCTCACAGGACAACACTGTCCGCCTTTGGGATACACAGACGAAGAATTGGCAGGGCCAGCTTTTCCTTCGATCACCATACCTCGCTGCGTACGACCCCTCGGGCACCGTCTTTGCCGTTGCATGTCCTAGCAGTGGCTCTGTCCTGCTGTACGATATCCGGAATTACGACAAGGCGCCATTCACCACCATTGATCTCGTCGAGCAGTGTCGCGGCGTCGACTCGCAGCATCTCGTCAAGGGGTGGACCAAGCTCGAATTCTCAAACGATGGTAAGTCTATCCTTGTAGGAACAAAGGGTCGCGGACACTTCCTCCTCGACGCCTTCCAGGGCAATCTGAAGGCATATCTCCGACGACCCGCTGGAGGGACACACCGACTGGCTGCGGGCGATAGTCTTCCTTCAAATGGCGCTGGCCCGGCTTCCACTGATCCCAACGCGTTTGAGAGCAGTGGAGAGTGCTGCTTTGCGCCAGATGGACGATATGTGCTGAGTGGTGGCTCGAAGCAAGATGTGCTGGTATGGGATACGCTGAAGCAGCCGTCGGAGAGCAAGGTCCTCGACCCAACATGGACGCTGCCGGACAAGAGAGAAGCTGCCGTGCTGGCATTTAACCCGCGGTTCAACTTTTTCGCAACGGCAGATCAAGACCTGGTGCTTTGGTTACCGGATCCTCATGCATAG